The following proteins are co-located in the Pontiella desulfatans genome:
- a CDS encoding DUF502 domain-containing protein: MLKRTKNFFRTTILGGVIVILPTIILIFAFRWLFGMVGSGIKPLTDLVVSTIPLPDRYDQMIATAIVLTVIVMGCFLVGLFVRTRLGQWIYNGFEDSVLSKAPGYKMVKETVNQFLGKKESPFSSVALVRIFENETKVTAFITDRHDNGTVTVFVPTGPNPTSGFIYHLNEQYVHPVDVTVEDAMRSVISCGAGSEKLINSLDSPAWNHPSPPGG, translated from the coding sequence ATGCTTAAACGAACCAAGAACTTTTTCAGAACGACCATTCTCGGTGGTGTGATCGTGATCCTGCCAACGATCATTCTCATTTTCGCCTTCCGGTGGCTGTTCGGCATGGTGGGGAGCGGCATCAAGCCGCTGACCGACCTGGTGGTTAGCACGATTCCCCTGCCCGACCGGTACGACCAGATGATCGCGACGGCCATCGTGCTAACCGTGATCGTGATGGGCTGCTTTCTGGTCGGCTTGTTCGTGCGCACCCGGCTTGGCCAATGGATCTACAACGGATTCGAAGACAGCGTGCTGAGCAAGGCACCAGGCTACAAGATGGTGAAGGAGACCGTGAACCAGTTCCTCGGCAAAAAGGAATCGCCTTTTTCTTCGGTTGCCCTCGTACGGATTTTCGAGAACGAAACCAAGGTGACGGCCTTCATCACCGACCGCCACGACAATGGCACGGTCACGGTTTTCGTGCCGACGGGACCGAACCCAACCTCAGGCTTCATCTACCACCTCAACGAGCAATATGTTCATCCGGTGGATGTAACCGTGGAGGACGCCATGCGTTCGGTCATCTCCTGCGGCGCCGGCTCGGAAAAGCTCATCAACAGCTTGGATTCTCCGGCATGGAATCACCCTTCCCCACCCGGGGGGTGA
- the thiF gene encoding sulfur carrier protein ThiS adenylyltransferase ThiF, whose translation MKITLNERVLEVAEETSLFSLRKEHKPDADVLVYNGAAVSEDIALHEGDSVNLIRRGETPPADELEALMVSRHTPGVHEKIKQATVGIAGLGGLGSSVAVALARIGVGRLILADFDVVEPSNLNRQQYFIDQIGQAKADALEANLKRINPYVGYETHCLRITPENINGLFGPVDVMVEAFDRPDQKAMLLQSFKGAPIVAASGMAGYGSGETIGVRKLGERIFIVGDLETGAAPGCGLMAPRVGIAAHMQANVVLQLLLGEPQSV comes from the coding sequence ATGAAAATAACGTTGAATGAACGCGTGCTGGAAGTCGCGGAAGAAACATCGCTCTTCAGCCTGAGGAAGGAACACAAGCCGGATGCGGATGTGCTGGTTTATAACGGCGCTGCCGTTTCCGAAGACATTGCGCTGCACGAAGGCGACAGCGTCAACCTGATCCGGCGGGGCGAAACCCCTCCGGCCGATGAGCTCGAAGCGTTGATGGTTTCGCGCCACACCCCGGGCGTGCACGAAAAAATCAAGCAGGCTACCGTCGGCATTGCCGGGCTGGGCGGATTGGGTTCCTCCGTTGCCGTGGCGCTCGCCCGCATCGGGGTGGGGCGCCTCATCCTGGCCGACTTCGATGTGGTCGAACCGAGCAACCTCAACCGACAGCAATATTTCATCGACCAGATCGGCCAAGCCAAGGCGGATGCCCTTGAAGCCAACCTGAAGCGGATCAATCCGTACGTCGGATACGAAACCCATTGCCTGCGCATCACCCCCGAAAACATCAACGGCCTTTTTGGCCCGGTGGACGTCATGGTCGAGGCCTTCGACCGCCCCGACCAGAAGGCCATGCTGCTGCAGTCGTTCAAGGGCGCGCCGATTGTCGCCGCCTCCGGCATGGCGGGCTATGGCTCCGGCGAAACCATCGGCGTGCGCAAGCTCGGCGAGCGGATCTTCATTGTCGGCGACCTCGAAACCGGCGCCGCTCCCGGGTGCGGCCTGATGGCGCCGCGCGTCGGAATCGCCGCCCACATGCAGGCGAATGTGGTGCTGCAACTCCTGCTCGGGGAACCGCAAAGCGTCTAA
- a CDS encoding cupin domain-containing protein, whose amino-acid sequence MKKSLFNNIPDALPNEWVEVLAESADVRIERIVSDGHASPDGFWYDQGQDEWVLLVSGSAVLTFEDETVELNPGDHIMIPARRRHRVESTSSTEKTIWLAVFHENDPI is encoded by the coding sequence ATGAAAAAGAGCCTGTTCAACAACATACCGGACGCCTTGCCCAACGAATGGGTCGAGGTTCTTGCGGAAAGCGCCGATGTCCGGATCGAGCGGATTGTTTCAGATGGCCACGCTTCGCCCGATGGCTTCTGGTACGACCAGGGGCAGGACGAGTGGGTCTTGCTGGTTTCGGGTTCGGCGGTGTTGACGTTCGAGGACGAAACGGTTGAACTGAATCCCGGCGACCACATCATGATTCCCGCCCGTCGGCGGCATCGTGTTGAGTCCACGTCGTCTACTGAAAAAACCATTTGGCTTGCGGTATTCCATGAAAACGACCCGATTTGA
- a CDS encoding LysE family transporter, producing MFSLLTIFAGAFVVGLSGAMAPGPVLTVTISETLKRGFKAGPLIVLGHAVLEIMLLALIFAGLGPFFQHPVVTKVFLVAGGAVLLWMGGTMIIQNKKSTHDALNAKGAETPYGPIWAGIVLSVTNPYWIIWWVTIGMGFVTQSIQSGIAGLLSFYFGHILADLAWYSFVSFSVSVGRKLCPPMVYRVVFIVCGTVLIGLGGLFLSKSV from the coding sequence ATGTTTTCCCTGCTGACAATTTTCGCGGGCGCGTTTGTGGTCGGGCTTTCGGGGGCGATGGCCCCGGGACCGGTCTTGACGGTCACCATCAGCGAAACCCTCAAGCGCGGCTTCAAGGCCGGACCACTGATCGTACTGGGGCACGCCGTGCTCGAAATCATGCTGCTGGCCTTGATCTTCGCGGGGCTCGGCCCGTTTTTCCAGCACCCGGTTGTGACGAAGGTGTTCCTCGTTGCCGGTGGCGCCGTGCTGCTTTGGATGGGCGGCACCATGATCATTCAAAACAAGAAGAGCACCCACGACGCCCTCAACGCAAAAGGGGCGGAAACCCCCTATGGGCCGATCTGGGCGGGCATCGTGCTGAGCGTCACCAATCCCTATTGGATTATCTGGTGGGTCACCATCGGCATGGGCTTCGTGACGCAATCCATCCAGTCCGGCATCGCCGGATTGCTCAGTTTCTATTTCGGCCACATCCTGGCCGATCTTGCGTGGTACAGCTTTGTGTCGTTCAGCGTTTCGGTCGGCCGGAAACTCTGCCCTCCGATGGTGTACCGCGTCGTCTTCATCGTCTGCGGCACGGTCCTGATTGGACTCGGGGGCCTGTTCCTCTCCAAAAGCGTCTAA